The Malus domestica chromosome 06, GDT2T_hap1 genome has a segment encoding these proteins:
- the LOC108173615 gene encoding cyclin-dependent kinase G-2-like, which yields MFVLSVHKQTLYLKRKEQKSRNSDLNFRNKEDKEFFYQRDISLSKWSSGSDSPRDISDDSSPESGEIRIESSRLSRARTSGSDIEGSFEKPGSGDTLYGDELCDDAHMDADNYGGNADDSQFYSDSEDDSDLSQIEEPEVPTQKCINMLQGCRSVFEYERVNHISEGTYGVVFRARDKKTGEIVALKKMKMDVDKGCDGFPMSALREINILLSFNHPSVVGVKEVVMDDFDGVYMVMEHMDHDLKGLMESMKQPFSIGEVKYLMKQRLEGVEYLHDNWILHRDLKTSNILLNNEGELKICDFGLSRQYGSPLKPYTSLVVTLWYRAPEILLGAKQYSTAIDMWSVGCIMAELLAKAPLFSGKDEIEQLDKIFKTLGTPDEKSGLSKLPGFKANFVKQPYNLLRKKFPAASFTGSCPVLSESGFDLLKRLLCYNPAERITAKDALNHTWFHESPEPRRDFKPITPDRHVHDRHLNSRRREKILQQ from the exons atgtttgttttgtctgtgcacaaacaaacactatatctaaaaagaaaagaacaaaaatccagaaacagtgacttaaatTTTAGAAACAAGGAAGACAAAGAATTTTTCTATCAACGTGACATCTCATTGTCAAAATGGTCATCCGGTAGTGATTCCCCAAGGGATATCTCTGATGACAGTTCGCCTGAAAGTGGGGAGATTCGGATAGAAAGCTCTAGGTTGAGTCGGGCTAGAACTTCTGGCTCTGACATAGAAGGCAGCTTTGAAAAGCCTGGCAGTGGAGATACACTTTATGGAGACGAGTTATGTGATGATGCGCATATGGATGCTGATAATTATGGTGGGAATGCTGACGATAGCCAGTTCTACTCTGATTCTGAGGATGATTCTGATCTTTCTCAGATTGAAGAGCCAGAAGTGCCGACACAAAAATGTATAAACATGCTTCAAGGTTGCAGAAGTGTGTTTGAGTATGAAAGGGTCAACCATATAAGTGAAGGCACTTATGGTGTTGTCTTTAGAGCCAGAGATAAAAAGACCGGAGAAATTGTCgcattgaagaagatgaagatggatgTGGATAAGGGATGTGATGGTTTCCCTATGTcggcattgagagaaataaacatTCTCCTGTCCTTTAATCACCCTTCTGTTGTTGGTGTTAAGGAAGTTGTTATGGATGACTTTGATGGTGTTTATATGGTTATGGAGCATATGGACCATGACTTGAAGGGGCTAATGGAGTCAATGAAGCAGCCATTTAGTATTGGCGAAGTTAAGTACTTGATGAAACAACGTTTGGAGGGTGTAGAGTATCTTCATGACAATTGGATCCTTCACAGAGATCTGAAAACATCAAATATTCTATTGAATAACGAGGGTGAGTTGAAAATATGCGACTTTGGGTTGTCACGACAATATGGGAGTCCACTAAAGCCATATACTTCTTTAGTTGTCACTTTGTGGTACCGGGCACCTGAAATTCTATTAGGTGCAAAACAGTACTCTACAGCAATTGATATGTGGTCAGTAGGTTGCATAATGGCTGAATTGTTGGCGAAGGCACCTCTCTTTAGCGGGAAAGATGAAATTGAGCAGCTGGACAAGATCTTCAAAACTCTTGGTACACCAGATGAGAAAAGTGGTTTGTCCAAATTGCCAGGCTTCAAAGCTAATTTTGTTAAGCAACC GTACAATCTTCTGCGCAAGAAATTTCCTGCCGCATCTTTCACTGGATCATGCCCAGTGCTCTCTGAATCTGGGTTTGATTTGTTGAAGAGGCTCTTATGTTATAACCCTGCGGAGCGAATAACAGCGAAGGATGCCCTCAACCATACCTGGTTTCATGAGTCCCCTGAACCAAGAAGGGATTTCAAGCCAATTACTCCTGATCGACATGTTCACGACCGGCACCTTAACAGCAGGCGGCGTGAGAAAATTTTACAGCAATAA
- the LOC103420303 gene encoding 4-coumarate--CoA ligase-like 9, producing MADESTPNPKSGYCLQTKTFHTLRPPVPLPPLSQPLSLTQFTLSLLQSSTAAPTTSVLIDAASDRHVSYQTFLGQIHSLTLSLQSLAPSLSKGHMAFILSPPSLHVPVLYFSLLALGVVVSPANPVGSESEIAHQVRLTRPAIAFATSTTAQKLPKGDDKIRNVILLDSPEFLSMLDRVGSSETRPDLRFAVNQTDPATILFSSGTTGRVKGVLLSHRNFIAVIAGLHALHEHDPDLPKSQAVSLFTLPLFHVFGFFMVVRAVAMGETLVLMERFDFESMLRAAERHKISYMPVSPPLVVAMAKSELVKKYDLSSLRLLGCGGAPLGKDVVDRFRERFPTVEIVQGYGLTETGGGATRMINSEETKSHASVGRLSENMEAKIVDPETGEALPPGKRGELWLRGPSVMKGYVGDDKATAETMDKDGWLKTGDLCYFDDEGFLYIVDRLKELIKYKAYQVPPAELEHILLSHPDIADAAVIPYPDEDAGEIPMAYVVRKPGSNITEVLVMDFVAKQVSPYKKIRRVAFINSIPKSAAGKILRRELVNHALSSSSSKL from the exons ATGGCGGACGAATCCACACCAAATCCCAAGAGCGGCTACTGCCTACAAACCAAGACATTCCACACTCTCCGGCCTCCGGTCCCACTCCCGCCACTCTCCCAACCCCTCTCCCTCACCCAGTTCACCCTCTCCCTCCTCCAATCCTCTACCGCCGCGCCCACCACCTCCGTCCTCATCGACGCCGCCTCCGACCGCCATGTCTCCTACCAAACTTTCCTCGGCCAAATCCActccctcactctctccctccaaTCCCTCGCCCCCTCTCTCTCCAAAGGTCACATGGCCTtcattctctcccctccttccCTCCACGTCCCCGTCctctatttctctctcctcGCCTTAGGCGTCGTCGTTTCGCCCGCTAATCCAGTCGGGTCAGAGTCCGAGATCGCCCATCAGGTCCGGCTAACCCGACCAGCCATCGCCTTCGCCACGTCAACAACCGCTCAGAAGCTCCCCAAGGGTGATGACAAAATCCGCAACGTTATCCTCCTCGACTCGCCCGAATTCCTCTCCATGCTCGACCGGGTCGGTTCATCCGAAACACGACCCGACCTCCGGTTTGCAGTCAACCAGACCGACCCGGCTACGATTCTCTTCTCCTCGGGCACCACCGGCCGAGTCAAAGGCGTTCTCTTATCACACCGCAACTTCATCGCCGTCATAGCTGGGCTCCATGCCCTGCACGAACACGATCCGGACCTACCCAAAAGCCAAGCGGTGTCGCTGTTCACGCTACCTCTGTTCCACGTGTTCGGGTTCTTCATGGTGGTTCGGGCGGTGGCAATGGGCGAGACCTTGGTTCTGATGGAGAGGTTCGATTTCGAATCAATGCTGAGGGCCGCGGAGAGGCACAAAATCTCGTACATGCCGGTATCGCCGCCGCTGGTCGTTGCAATGGCGAAGTCGGAGCTGGTTAAGAAATACGATCTCAGCTCGCTTCGGCTTCTCGGCTGTGGCGGTGCGCCGCTGGGAAAGGACGTTGTTGACAGATTCCGTGAGAGATTTCCCACTGTTGAAATTGTACAG GGATATGGTTTGACGGAGACCGGAGGAGGGGCAACGAGGATGATAAACTCCGAAGAGACTAAGTCGCATGCTTCTGTGGGCCGCCTATCGGAAAATATGGAAGCCAAGATTGTCGACCCTGAAACAGGAGAGGCATTGCCTCCCGGCAAGAGGGGTGAGCTATGGCTGCGAGGTCCATCGGTCATGAAAG GTTATGTAGGAGATGACAAGGCAACTGCCGAGACCATGGACAAAGACGGGTGGTTGAAGACCGGTGATCTTTGTTATTTCGATGACGAGGGGTTCCTCTACATTGTCGACAGGTTGAAGGAGTTGATAAAGTACAAGGCATATCAG GTACCTCCAGCTGAGTTGGAACATATACTTCTATCCCATCCTGACATTGCCGATGCTGCTGTGATTCC GTATCCGGATGAAGATGCAGGGGAGATTCCCATGGCCTATGTGGTTAGAAAGCCCGGAAGCAACATCACCGAAGTTCTAGTTATGGATTTCGTTGCAAAACAA GTTTCACCGTACAAGAAGATACGGCGGGTAGCGTTTATCAACTCCATTCCAAAATCTGCAGCAGGGAAGATCTTGAGGAGGGAGCTAGTCAATCATGCTTTATCTAGTAGTTCATCTAAATTATGA
- the LOC103420302 gene encoding cyclin-dependent kinase G-2-like isoform X1: MATGRADVLRRRDSYNYSKREFEYYRNGVSRGDVGHGRSDELKHRNGFHQSSNVRDSRGYGRLPNAPEPLVKNGKTRRSEDAAQLPAEKKIEFSDDVKHKNGLHRSSKMCDLQGSGWLPNAPELVVKNCKTRRSEDAYQSPPEKKRKFSPIIWDKEEKEVRVSSKNRVVPVIPLPSPHPDVARLPAIAKVEDVFSVGVLSKSPARVVESLEVEVSEISDVSQFEAPADLSAPLHPQKVGEDEQVQKNKEDKEFFYQRDISLSKWSSDSDSPRDISDDSSPESGEIRIESSRLSRATTSGSDKEDSFEKPGSGDTLYGDELCDGAHMDADNYGGNADDSQFYSDSEDDSDLSQIEEPEVPTQKCINMLQGCRSVFEYERLNHISEGTYGVVFRARDKKTGEIVALKKMKMDVDKGCDGFPMSALREINILLSFNHPSVVGVKEVVMDDFDGVYMVMEHMDHDLKGLMESMKQPFSIGEVKYLMKQLLEGVEYLHDNWILHRDLKTSNILLNNEGELKICDFGLSRQYGSPLKPYTSLVVTLWYRAPEILLGAKQYSTAIDMWSVGCIMAELLAKAPLFSGKDEIEQLDKIFKTLGTPDEKSGLSKLPGFKANFVKQPYNLLRKKFPAASFTGSCPVLSESGFDLLKRLLCYNPAERITAKDALNHTWFHESPEPRRDFKPITPDRHVHDRHLNSRRREKILQQ; encoded by the exons ATGGCGACAGGGCGAGCCGATGTTTTGAGGAGGAGGGATTCTTATAATTACTCGAAAAGGGAATTTGAGTATTATAGGAATGGGGTTTCTCGTGGTGATGTAGGTCATGGTCGCAGTGATGAACTCAAACATAGGAATGGATTCCATCAATCTTCCAATGTGCGCGATTCACGGGGATATGGACGGCTTCCAAATGCCCCAGAGCCATTGGTTAAGAATGGCAAAACCCGAAGGAGTGAAGATGCGGCTCAATTACCTGCTGAGAAGAAGATTGAATTTAGTGATGATGTCAAACATAAGAATGGACTCCATCGTTCTTCCAAAATGTGTGATTTACAAGGATCTGGATGGCTTCCAAATGCCCCAGAACTAGTGGTTAAGAATTGCAAAACCCGAAGGAGTGAAGATGCTTATCAATCACCTcctgagaagaagaggaagtttTCTCCTATTATATGGGACAAAGAAGAGAAGGAAGTGAGAGTCTCATCGAAGAATAGAGTTGTTCCTGTTATTCCTCTGCCCTCCCCTCATCCAGATGTAGCAAGATTACCTGCTATTGCTAAGGTTGAGGATGTTTTTTCTGTTGGAGTTCTTTCCAAGTCTCCGGCTAGAGTGGTGGAATCTCTGGAAGTGGAGGTTTCCGAAATTTCTGATGTTTCTCAATTTGAGGCACCAGCCGATCTCTCTGCACCACTACATCCTCAGAAGGTTGGGGAAGATGAGCAGGTGCAAAAGAACAAGGAAGACAAAGAATTTTTCTATCAACGTGACATCTCATTGTCAAAATGGTCATCCGATAGTGATTCCCCAAGGGATATCTCTGATGACAGCTCGCCTGAAAGTGGGGAGATTCGGATAGAAAGCTCTAGGTTGAGTCGGGCTACAACTTCTGGCTCTGACAAAGAAGACAGCTTTGAAAAGCCTGGCAGTGGAGATACACTTTATGGAGACGAGTTATGTGATGGTGCGCATATGGATGCTGATAATTATGGTGGGAATGCTGACGATAGCCAGTTCTACTCTGATTCTGAAGATGATTCTGATCTTTCTCAGATTGAAGAGCCAGAAGTGCCTACACAAAAATGTATAAACATGCTTCAAGGTTGCAGAAGTGTGTTTGAGTATGAAAGGCTCAACCATATAAGTGAAGGCACTTATGGTGTTGTCTTTAGAGCCAGAGATAAAAAGACCGGAGAAATTGTCgcattgaagaagatgaagatggatgTGGATAAGGGATGTGATGGTTTCCCTATGTcggcattgagagaaataaacatTCTCTTGTCCTTTAATCACCCTTCTGTTGTTGGTGTTAAGGAAGTTGTTATGGATGACTTTGATGGTGTTTATATGGTTATGGAGCATATGGACCATGACTTGAAGGGGCTAATGGAGTCAATGAAGCAGCCATTTAGTATTGGTGAAGTTAAGTACTTGATGAAACAACTTTTGGAGGGTGTAGAGTATCTTCATGACAATTGGATCCTTCACAGAGATCTGAAAACATCAAATATTCTATTGAATAACGAGGGTGAGTTGAAAATATGCGACTTTGGGTTGTCACGACAATATGGGAGTCCACTAAAGCCATATACTTCTTTAGTTGTCACTTTGTGGTACCGGGCACCTGAAATTCTATTAGGTGCAAAACAGTACTCTACAGCAATTGATATGTGGTCAGTAGGTTGCATAATGGCTGAATTGTTGGCGAAGGCACCTCTCTTTAGCGGGAAAGATGAAATTGAGCAGCTGGACAAGATCTTCAAAACTCTTGGTACACCAGATGAGAAAAGTGGTTTGTCCAAATTGCCGGGCTTCAAAGCTAATTTTGTTAAGCAACC GTACAATCTTCTGCGCAAGAAATTTCCTGCCGCATCTTTCACTGGTTCATGCCCAGTGCTCTCTGAATCTGGGTTTGATTTGCTGAAGAGGCTCTTATGTTATAACCCTGCGGAGCGAATAACAGCGAAGGATGCCCTCAACCATACCTGGTTTCACGAGTCCCCTGAACCAAGAAGGGATTTCAAGCCAATTACTCCTGATCGACATGTTCACGACCGGCACCTTAACAGCAGGCGGCGTGAGAAAATTTTACAGCAATAA
- the LOC103420302 gene encoding cyclin-dependent kinase G-2-like isoform X2 — MCDLQGSGWLPNAPELVVKNCKTRRSEDAYQSPPEKKRKFSPIIWDKEEKEVRVSSKNRVVPVIPLPSPHPDVARLPAIAKVEDVFSVGVLSKSPARVVESLEVEVSEISDVSQFEAPADLSAPLHPQKVGEDEQVQKNKEDKEFFYQRDISLSKWSSDSDSPRDISDDSSPESGEIRIESSRLSRATTSGSDKEDSFEKPGSGDTLYGDELCDGAHMDADNYGGNADDSQFYSDSEDDSDLSQIEEPEVPTQKCINMLQGCRSVFEYERLNHISEGTYGVVFRARDKKTGEIVALKKMKMDVDKGCDGFPMSALREINILLSFNHPSVVGVKEVVMDDFDGVYMVMEHMDHDLKGLMESMKQPFSIGEVKYLMKQLLEGVEYLHDNWILHRDLKTSNILLNNEGELKICDFGLSRQYGSPLKPYTSLVVTLWYRAPEILLGAKQYSTAIDMWSVGCIMAELLAKAPLFSGKDEIEQLDKIFKTLGTPDEKSGLSKLPGFKANFVKQPYNLLRKKFPAASFTGSCPVLSESGFDLLKRLLCYNPAERITAKDALNHTWFHESPEPRRDFKPITPDRHVHDRHLNSRRREKILQQ; from the exons ATGTGTGATTTACAAGGATCTGGATGGCTTCCAAATGCCCCAGAACTAGTGGTTAAGAATTGCAAAACCCGAAGGAGTGAAGATGCTTATCAATCACCTcctgagaagaagaggaagtttTCTCCTATTATATGGGACAAAGAAGAGAAGGAAGTGAGAGTCTCATCGAAGAATAGAGTTGTTCCTGTTATTCCTCTGCCCTCCCCTCATCCAGATGTAGCAAGATTACCTGCTATTGCTAAGGTTGAGGATGTTTTTTCTGTTGGAGTTCTTTCCAAGTCTCCGGCTAGAGTGGTGGAATCTCTGGAAGTGGAGGTTTCCGAAATTTCTGATGTTTCTCAATTTGAGGCACCAGCCGATCTCTCTGCACCACTACATCCTCAGAAGGTTGGGGAAGATGAGCAGGTGCAAAAGAACAAGGAAGACAAAGAATTTTTCTATCAACGTGACATCTCATTGTCAAAATGGTCATCCGATAGTGATTCCCCAAGGGATATCTCTGATGACAGCTCGCCTGAAAGTGGGGAGATTCGGATAGAAAGCTCTAGGTTGAGTCGGGCTACAACTTCTGGCTCTGACAAAGAAGACAGCTTTGAAAAGCCTGGCAGTGGAGATACACTTTATGGAGACGAGTTATGTGATGGTGCGCATATGGATGCTGATAATTATGGTGGGAATGCTGACGATAGCCAGTTCTACTCTGATTCTGAAGATGATTCTGATCTTTCTCAGATTGAAGAGCCAGAAGTGCCTACACAAAAATGTATAAACATGCTTCAAGGTTGCAGAAGTGTGTTTGAGTATGAAAGGCTCAACCATATAAGTGAAGGCACTTATGGTGTTGTCTTTAGAGCCAGAGATAAAAAGACCGGAGAAATTGTCgcattgaagaagatgaagatggatgTGGATAAGGGATGTGATGGTTTCCCTATGTcggcattgagagaaataaacatTCTCTTGTCCTTTAATCACCCTTCTGTTGTTGGTGTTAAGGAAGTTGTTATGGATGACTTTGATGGTGTTTATATGGTTATGGAGCATATGGACCATGACTTGAAGGGGCTAATGGAGTCAATGAAGCAGCCATTTAGTATTGGTGAAGTTAAGTACTTGATGAAACAACTTTTGGAGGGTGTAGAGTATCTTCATGACAATTGGATCCTTCACAGAGATCTGAAAACATCAAATATTCTATTGAATAACGAGGGTGAGTTGAAAATATGCGACTTTGGGTTGTCACGACAATATGGGAGTCCACTAAAGCCATATACTTCTTTAGTTGTCACTTTGTGGTACCGGGCACCTGAAATTCTATTAGGTGCAAAACAGTACTCTACAGCAATTGATATGTGGTCAGTAGGTTGCATAATGGCTGAATTGTTGGCGAAGGCACCTCTCTTTAGCGGGAAAGATGAAATTGAGCAGCTGGACAAGATCTTCAAAACTCTTGGTACACCAGATGAGAAAAGTGGTTTGTCCAAATTGCCGGGCTTCAAAGCTAATTTTGTTAAGCAACC GTACAATCTTCTGCGCAAGAAATTTCCTGCCGCATCTTTCACTGGTTCATGCCCAGTGCTCTCTGAATCTGGGTTTGATTTGCTGAAGAGGCTCTTATGTTATAACCCTGCGGAGCGAATAACAGCGAAGGATGCCCTCAACCATACCTGGTTTCACGAGTCCCCTGAACCAAGAAGGGATTTCAAGCCAATTACTCCTGATCGACATGTTCACGACCGGCACCTTAACAGCAGGCGGCGTGAGAAAATTTTACAGCAATAA